The following coding sequences are from one Gopherus flavomarginatus isolate rGopFla2 chromosome 21, rGopFla2.mat.asm, whole genome shotgun sequence window:
- the TNFRSF9 gene encoding tumor necrosis factor receptor superfamily member 9 isoform X1, protein MGRDHSPLVTAAALLLLSLASAALTPALPQLCPPGKFLGCADCGKSPDEVCLACPRGTFSAAVSARESCTRCRRCEGKFKYKRECSPTMDAECACKDGHRCIGKDCSKCVENCGVGQEPLEEACQTCPSGTFNNQTNGPCRQWTKCLPDKVLVNGTNRSDVVCEQASETRTPSPISIIVPIHVQGKDLQVVTIGIAVTVAVVVCIMFLLPLYVCFSICDKKKLPAMFKKSEFC, encoded by the exons ATGGGACGCGACCACTCTCCTCTGGTGACGGCggcggcgctgctgctgctgagcctgGCTTCGGCGGCCCTGACGCCCgcgctcccccagctctgcccgccCG GCAAGTTCCTCGGCTGCGCGGACTGTGGGAAGAGCCCGGACGAAGTGTGTCTCGCCTGCCCCAGGGGCACTTTCTCCGCCGCTGTCAGTGCCCGGGAGAGCTGCACCAGGTGCCGCAGGTGTGAAG GGAAATTCAAATATAAAAGGGAGTGTTCTCCAACAATGGATGCAGAATGTGCATGTAAGGATGGGCATCGCTGTATTGGAAAAGACTGTTCTAAATGTGTAGAAAACTGTGGCGTAGGTCAGGAACCTCTTGAAGAAG CTTGCCAAACTTGTCCCAGTGGGACATTTAacaatcagaccaatggtccctgCAGACAATGGACAAA ATGCCTTCCAGATAAGGTCCTGGTGAATGGGACTAATAGGAGTGATGTGGTTTGCGAACAAGCTTCAGAAACTAGGACTCCATCCCCCATTTCCATCATAGTCCCTATCCATGTACAAG GGAAGGATCTTCAGGTGGTCACCATTGGGATCGCTGTTACTGTGGCCGTGGTGGTATGCATAATGTTTCTGCTGCCTTTGTATGTGTGCTTCAGCATCTGCGACAAAAAGAAACTACCTGCTATGTTCAAGAAAA GTGAATTTTGCTGA
- the TNFRSF9 gene encoding tumor necrosis factor receptor superfamily member 9 isoform X2, which produces MGRDHSPLVTAAALLLLSLASAALTPALPQLCPPGKFLGCADCGKSPDEVCLACPRGTFSAAVSARESCTRCRRCEGKFKYKRECSPTMDAECACKDGHRCIGKDCSKCVENCGVGQEPLEEACQTCPSGTFNNQTNGPCRQWTKCLPDKVLVNGTNRSDVVCEQASETRTPSPISIIVPIHVQGKDLQVVTIGIAVTVAVVVCIMFLLPLYVCFSICDKKKLPAMFKKMKVRPEQATQEEDACSCRFPEEEQGDCDDCSKSKLFRDSLVH; this is translated from the exons ATGGGACGCGACCACTCTCCTCTGGTGACGGCggcggcgctgctgctgctgagcctgGCTTCGGCGGCCCTGACGCCCgcgctcccccagctctgcccgccCG GCAAGTTCCTCGGCTGCGCGGACTGTGGGAAGAGCCCGGACGAAGTGTGTCTCGCCTGCCCCAGGGGCACTTTCTCCGCCGCTGTCAGTGCCCGGGAGAGCTGCACCAGGTGCCGCAGGTGTGAAG GGAAATTCAAATATAAAAGGGAGTGTTCTCCAACAATGGATGCAGAATGTGCATGTAAGGATGGGCATCGCTGTATTGGAAAAGACTGTTCTAAATGTGTAGAAAACTGTGGCGTAGGTCAGGAACCTCTTGAAGAAG CTTGCCAAACTTGTCCCAGTGGGACATTTAacaatcagaccaatggtccctgCAGACAATGGACAAA ATGCCTTCCAGATAAGGTCCTGGTGAATGGGACTAATAGGAGTGATGTGGTTTGCGAACAAGCTTCAGAAACTAGGACTCCATCCCCCATTTCCATCATAGTCCCTATCCATGTACAAG GGAAGGATCTTCAGGTGGTCACCATTGGGATCGCTGTTACTGTGGCCGTGGTGGTATGCATAATGTTTCTGCTGCCTTTGTATGTGTGCTTCAGCATCTGCGACAAAAAGAAACTACCTGCTATGTTCAAGAAAA TGAAGGTAAGGCCTGAGCAAGCGACTCAGGAGGAAGACGCCTGCAGCTGCCGCTTTCCAGAGGAAGAACAAGGAGACTGTGATGACTGTAGCAAATCCAAACTATTCAGGGATTCCTTGGTGCATTAG